A single genomic interval of Antarcticibacterium arcticum harbors:
- a CDS encoding head GIN domain-containing protein, with protein MKKLILLAGIFILTVTSANAQWWSNEKVVGNKEVLKQTRSLNDYDRIAVTGMMEVQLVAGKEGKIDLEAESNLMEFIETEVSGGLLKIGIKKGVNLQPSKNYPIKLVVTFEDLAALSLTGSGHIRNSDPITARDFNVSVTGSGNMNLDIKTQTLDGTLTGSGDVKLKGSTRELKCKVTGSGDFLAFDFKAENVTASVTGSGDIEISVSNELNANISGSGDITYMGDPAKQSFKTSGSGKVSKK; from the coding sequence ATGAAAAAATTAATTCTATTAGCCGGTATTTTTATCCTTACAGTTACTTCTGCAAATGCCCAGTGGTGGAGCAATGAGAAGGTAGTTGGCAACAAGGAAGTGTTAAAACAAACAAGAAGCCTAAATGATTATGACCGTATTGCGGTAACAGGAATGATGGAAGTGCAGTTGGTTGCAGGAAAAGAAGGTAAAATTGACCTGGAGGCAGAAAGCAATTTAATGGAGTTTATTGAAACCGAAGTAAGTGGTGGGCTGTTAAAAATAGGAATTAAGAAAGGGGTTAATTTACAACCTTCAAAAAACTATCCTATTAAACTTGTTGTAACATTTGAAGACCTGGCCGCACTAAGCTTAACGGGTTCAGGACATATTCGTAATTCAGATCCTATAACCGCCCGTGATTTTAATGTAAGCGTAACAGGCTCTGGAAACATGAACCTTGATATCAAAACACAAACCCTGGATGGAACTCTTACAGGATCTGGTGACGTAAAATTAAAAGGCAGCACCCGGGAGCTAAAATGTAAAGTTACAGGCTCAGGTGATTTTCTCGCCTTCGATTTCAAAGCCGAAAATGTTACTGCATCTGTTACAGGTTCGGGAGACATAGAAATTTCAGTAAGTAATGAGTTAAATGCAAATATATCAGGCTCCGGAGACATTACATATATGGGAGATCCTGCGAAACAAAGTTTTAAAACTTCAGGTTCAGGAAAAGTTTCCAAAAAATAA
- a CDS encoding alpha/beta hydrolase family protein, with translation MAKAHKKGTPVQVLLTPNYILTTGKILTFLSPYLATRFAAWLFLKPFRYSLPKREKEMDTLFLEETATVTSINRKIVIYKNTSANSGKKILLAHGWSGRGTQMPDIALTLIKEGYEVFSFDAPAHGKAPGKMSMMPYFIDSIHFIDKIYGPFYGAVGHSLGGMSLLKAIKNKSSFQKLVIIGTANSVTHITREFAQNMQLNLKVAKKMKSYFDKKFGEDMDNLSGAFSALKVKIPTLVIHDEDDVDVHVSSAYEIKNNLKNGELFITKGLGHRKVLGNIEVINKITTFFEA, from the coding sequence ATGGCTAAAGCTCACAAAAAGGGAACCCCTGTGCAGGTTCTTCTCACTCCTAATTATATACTTACCACGGGAAAAATATTAACTTTTCTCTCTCCTTACCTCGCTACAAGATTTGCAGCCTGGCTTTTTCTAAAACCTTTCAGGTATAGTTTGCCTAAACGTGAAAAAGAAATGGATACGCTTTTTTTAGAGGAAACTGCTACTGTGACTTCAATTAACAGAAAGATTGTGATCTATAAAAATACCTCGGCCAATTCAGGCAAAAAGATCCTGCTGGCTCATGGTTGGAGTGGCCGTGGTACACAAATGCCGGATATCGCTCTTACTTTAATTAAAGAGGGTTATGAGGTTTTTAGTTTTGACGCGCCCGCACACGGGAAGGCGCCCGGCAAAATGAGTATGATGCCTTACTTTATAGACAGCATTCATTTTATAGATAAAATTTACGGTCCGTTTTATGGCGCAGTGGGCCATTCCCTTGGAGGCATGTCCCTTCTAAAAGCGATCAAAAACAAATCCTCTTTCCAAAAACTTGTAATAATTGGAACAGCCAACAGCGTCACGCATATTACCCGGGAATTTGCGCAAAATATGCAGCTCAACCTTAAAGTTGCAAAAAAAATGAAATCTTATTTCGACAAAAAATTTGGCGAAGATATGGATAATCTCTCCGGAGCGTTTTCGGCTTTAAAGGTAAAGATCCCAACTCTGGTGATCCATGATGAAGATGATGTAGATGTGCATGTGAGTTCTGCCTATGAGATCAAAAATAATTTGAAAAATGGAGAACTCTTTATAACCAAAGGTCTGGGACACCGGAAGGTTTTAGGGAATATTGAGGTAATTAACAAAATCACAACGTTTTTCGAGGCTTAA
- a CDS encoding MFS transporter — translation MKDLPKGSKKLLNAWAFYDWANSVYSLVIASAIFPIFYGAITIIKDKDGKILDDTVEFLGFSFNNDSLISYVTALAFLVVSVISPFLSGISDYIGNKKSFLKFFCYLGAFSTIGLYWFSLEFLWFGLLCYFLALIGFWASLVFYNSYLPDIAFPHQQDKISAKGFSMGYIGSVILLVICLGMILNYESFGFENEGMPTRMSFVLTGVWWIAFSQYTYYYLPKGNKGTGLTKDILFNGFRELKMIWNAMQHQLRLKRYLVAFFTYSMAVQTIMIIATYFGIEELDWGEQNSTTGLIISILLIQLVAIAGATLTSRLALKIGNIKVLIYLNLFWIAICIYAYFITTPQQFYVAAGSVGLIMGGIQALSRSTYSKMIPSNTLDTASYFSFYDVSEKIGIVIGMVLYGVVAQLTGSVRNAIIFLVIFFIAGVFLLLRVPKEEVIV, via the coding sequence ATGAAAGATCTCCCCAAAGGAAGTAAGAAATTGTTGAATGCCTGGGCATTTTATGATTGGGCTAATTCTGTTTACAGTCTTGTGATCGCTTCGGCGATCTTTCCTATTTTTTATGGCGCCATTACAATAATTAAAGATAAGGATGGAAAGATCCTGGATGATACCGTTGAATTCCTGGGCTTCAGTTTTAATAACGATTCCCTTATAAGTTATGTTACCGCCCTCGCCTTTTTGGTGGTATCTGTAATAAGCCCGTTTCTATCAGGGATCTCAGATTATATAGGTAATAAAAAATCCTTTTTAAAATTCTTTTGTTACCTCGGGGCTTTCTCAACCATTGGATTATATTGGTTCAGTCTCGAATTTCTTTGGTTTGGGTTGCTTTGCTATTTTCTGGCTTTGATAGGGTTTTGGGCCAGCCTCGTATTTTATAATTCTTATTTGCCAGACATCGCTTTCCCGCATCAACAGGATAAGATAAGCGCCAAAGGTTTTTCCATGGGGTATATAGGCAGCGTAATATTACTTGTTATTTGCCTCGGTATGATCCTTAATTATGAATCATTCGGATTTGAAAATGAAGGCATGCCAACACGTATGTCCTTTGTTCTTACGGGAGTATGGTGGATAGCCTTTAGCCAGTATACTTATTATTATCTTCCAAAAGGAAATAAGGGGACAGGCCTTACTAAAGATATCCTGTTCAACGGCTTTAGGGAGTTGAAAATGATTTGGAATGCTATGCAGCATCAACTTAGGTTAAAACGCTACCTCGTGGCTTTTTTTACTTATAGTATGGCCGTACAAACCATCATGATCATTGCTACCTATTTTGGAATTGAGGAGCTGGATTGGGGTGAGCAGAATTCTACCACTGGATTAATTATAAGCATTCTTCTTATACAACTTGTGGCAATTGCCGGTGCCACTTTAACCTCACGACTGGCATTGAAAATTGGAAATATAAAAGTGCTTATTTACCTGAATCTATTCTGGATTGCTATTTGTATCTATGCCTATTTTATTACTACGCCCCAACAATTTTATGTAGCTGCGGGGAGTGTAGGTTTAATTATGGGAGGGATCCAGGCCCTTTCAAGATCTACTTATTCAAAAATGATCCCTTCCAATACCCTGGATACAGCAAGTTATTTCAGTTTTTATGATGTGTCTGAAAAAATAGGAATTGTAATAGGGATGGTCCTATACGGGGTAGTGGCACAGCTTACGGGGAGTGTTAGAAATGCAATAATTTTCCTCGTGATTTTCTTTATTGCAGGGGTTTTCCTGCTTCTAAGGGTACCAAAAGAAGAGGTAATTGTTTAA
- a CDS encoding glycoside hydrolase family 26 protein — translation MIKKLLFAVIILGGIFAGYYAFNTFPHRIKIIFMESEMTDRSYEPVLGIYDRENKHTQLQVNEIKHYALSLNADDTWEIEKNLLQDLPDSIPVLLTVEMWDPKGLTKTQQGFNDDNIRALFSEIIKSRTNLFVRYNPEMEVPVNIYPWNNRPHIYVGAYRQFAKVIKEINPNVKMVYAPAGVAGALENYPEDDVVDVASITLNSNAENHTSFSQEPTIEKQLGRKLHRMRFLNKPVLILGSAKLDLADFQHQWIVNALNVIDENKAVIYSEENFIRPSGDWKNDSTPLILGIYDPDKLLVNEKEVEVEHIFLNFKDIENDDHISEIEKVLGRGNDVLLTVEPTWWNEEKDSDILQRISAGELDTLISRFYSRLPETDHTVYIRFAHEMEIPITRYSWQSKDPIVYIKAFRHFMNFNHTRSLNIKKIWGPAGDRGLLEWWPGNDVVDYISIAIYGLPDKNITDPKKQETFSKILNRKMRRLQLLNKPVFITEFGVKGEEEFQTKWLIEAAYAIKQNPRIIGVSYFNYQDSPEVWGNIAPPKWNISPGTYREFIRALDLP, via the coding sequence ATGATTAAAAAATTATTGTTTGCAGTCATAATTCTTGGTGGAATTTTTGCCGGATATTATGCCTTCAACACTTTCCCCCACCGGATTAAAATAATTTTCATGGAATCTGAAATGACCGATAGGTCCTATGAACCGGTTTTAGGAATATATGACCGGGAGAACAAGCATACCCAACTGCAGGTAAACGAAATAAAGCATTACGCACTAAGCCTGAATGCAGACGATACCTGGGAAATAGAGAAAAATTTGCTCCAGGATCTCCCGGACTCTATCCCCGTGTTGCTAACCGTAGAAATGTGGGACCCAAAGGGATTAACCAAAACCCAACAGGGGTTTAACGATGATAATATCAGGGCTCTTTTCAGCGAAATTATTAAAAGCAGGACCAACTTATTTGTGAGGTATAATCCGGAAATGGAAGTCCCTGTAAATATTTATCCCTGGAATAACCGGCCACATATTTATGTAGGCGCCTACCGGCAATTTGCTAAAGTTATAAAAGAAATTAATCCAAATGTAAAAATGGTATATGCTCCTGCGGGGGTTGCAGGTGCCCTGGAAAATTATCCGGAAGATGATGTGGTAGACGTAGCTAGTATAACACTTAATAGTAATGCTGAAAATCATACCTCCTTCTCCCAGGAACCGACGATAGAAAAACAGCTCGGCCGAAAACTTCATAGAATGCGGTTTCTTAATAAACCCGTTTTAATTCTGGGATCGGCAAAATTAGATTTAGCTGATTTTCAGCATCAATGGATCGTAAACGCATTAAATGTTATAGATGAAAATAAAGCGGTGATCTATTCAGAAGAAAATTTTATACGGCCATCAGGAGATTGGAAAAATGATAGCACACCCCTTATTCTTGGAATATATGATCCTGATAAATTATTGGTAAATGAAAAGGAGGTAGAAGTGGAACATATTTTTCTCAACTTTAAAGATATCGAAAATGATGATCATATTTCAGAGATTGAGAAAGTTTTGGGTAGAGGAAATGATGTTCTTCTCACTGTTGAACCCACCTGGTGGAATGAAGAAAAAGATTCAGATATTTTACAAAGAATTTCTGCTGGGGAGCTTGACACTTTAATTTCCCGGTTTTATAGCAGGCTTCCGGAAACAGATCATACTGTATATATCCGGTTTGCCCACGAAATGGAAATTCCTATTACAAGGTACTCCTGGCAAAGCAAAGACCCAATAGTTTACATAAAGGCATTCAGGCATTTTATGAATTTTAATCATACAAGAAGTCTTAACATAAAGAAAATATGGGGCCCTGCGGGAGACCGTGGATTACTGGAATGGTGGCCCGGCAATGATGTGGTTGATTATATAAGCATAGCGATTTACGGGTTGCCGGATAAAAATATAACTGATCCAAAAAAGCAGGAAACTTTTTCGAAAATCCTGAACAGAAAGATGCGCCGTTTACAGCTATTAAATAAACCTGTTTTTATTACAGAATTTGGGGTTAAAGGCGAGGAGGAATTTCAAACCAAGTGGCTTATAGAAGCGGCCTATGCAATAAAACAAAATCCCCGCATAATAGGAGTAAGTTATTTTAACTACCAGGATTCACCGGAGGTGTGGGGAAACATTGCTCCCCCTAAATGGAATATTTCCCCCGGAACCTACAGGGAATTTATTAGAGCACTGGATTTACCATAA
- the msrB gene encoding peptide-methionine (R)-S-oxide reductase MsrB translates to MKNVLLAFFAMILIGCNSNAQKKQSSQTPQYKVSKTEAEWKSELTPAQFTVLRKAGTERPFSSDLNKIKEPGTFVCAACGNELYLTKHKFESGTGWPSFDRPLEGAVAYGADSKLGFERDEVHCADCGGHLGHLFDDGPRETTGKRHCINGVAMKFIPDGKK, encoded by the coding sequence ATGAAAAATGTATTGCTGGCTTTTTTTGCCATGATTTTGATAGGATGTAATTCCAATGCCCAGAAAAAACAATCCTCACAAACCCCTCAATATAAAGTCTCTAAAACAGAAGCTGAATGGAAAAGCGAATTGACTCCCGCCCAATTTACAGTTTTAAGAAAAGCAGGAACAGAAAGGCCCTTTTCCAGTGACCTGAATAAAATCAAAGAACCCGGAACATTTGTATGTGCTGCCTGTGGCAATGAACTTTATCTTACCAAACATAAATTTGAAAGCGGTACTGGCTGGCCAAGTTTTGACCGTCCCCTTGAAGGGGCCGTTGCTTATGGAGCCGATTCAAAATTGGGGTTCGAAAGAGATGAAGTCCACTGTGCCGATTGCGGGGGGCATCTTGGACATCTTTTTGATGATGGGCCCCGGGAAACCACCGGAAAACGGCATTGTATAAACGGAGTCGCTATGAAATTCATACCGGACGGGAAAAAATAA
- the msrB gene encoding peptide-methionine (R)-S-oxide reductase MsrB encodes MKKYKVEKSEEEWKKILSEDRYKVLRKKGTEAPHTGKYNLHFENGEYHCAACNAKLFESDSKFESGCGWPSFDNAIEGSVEYVQDKTFGMIRTEILCAECGSHLGHVFDDGPTQTGQRYCVNSASIEFKK; translated from the coding sequence ATGAAAAAATACAAGGTTGAAAAATCTGAAGAAGAATGGAAGAAGATCCTTTCAGAAGACCGTTACAAGGTGTTAAGAAAGAAAGGCACCGAAGCGCCCCATACCGGCAAGTATAATCTACATTTTGAAAATGGGGAATATCATTGTGCTGCCTGTAATGCCAAACTTTTTGAAAGTGATTCAAAATTTGAAAGTGGCTGCGGCTGGCCAAGTTTTGATAACGCCATAGAAGGAAGTGTAGAATATGTACAGGATAAAACCTTTGGTATGATAAGAACAGAGATCCTATGTGCCGAATGCGGCAGCCATTTAGGCCACGTCTTTGACGATGGCCCTACCCAAACCGGCCAGCGTTATTGCGTGAATTCGGCCAGTATTGAATTTAAAAAATAA
- the lon gene encoding endopeptidase La: MAKSKLMNIDSLSFQGIDEDAELIPLMTPEDEEEINKEELPEILPILPLRNTVLFPGVVIPITAGRDASIKLINDANNGNKVIGVVAQKDEDVENPKTKDIYYTGVVARILRVLKMPDGNTTVIIQGKKRFQIAEVISEKPYLTATIKEVPEKRPAEKNAEFAAIIESIKDLSLQIIKGSPNIPSEASFAIKNIESPSFLINFVSSNMNLTVQEKQKLLETNNLKDRALATLKFMNVEFQKLELKNDIQSRVQSDMSQQQREYFLHQQMKTIQEELGGVSHEDEVEEMKIRGKKKKWNETVKKHFNKELAKMQRMNPQVAEYSIQRNYLDLFLELPWNEFTKDKFDLKRAQKILDRDHYGLEDVKERIIEYLAVLKLRNDMKSPILCLYGPPGVGKTSLGKSVAEALGREYVRVSLGGLRDEAEIRGHRKTYIGAMPGRIIQSLKKAGSSNPVFVLDEIDKLASGHQGDPSSALLEVLDPEQNSEFHDNFLEMGFDLSKVMFIATANSLNTIQPALRDRMEIINVTGYTIEEKVEIAKQHLLPKQLKEHGLTKEHLKIGRAQLEKIVEGYTRESGVRSLEKQIAKMVRYAAKNIAMDEEYQVKISNDDILKVLKSPRMERDKYESNDVAGVVTGLAWTQVGGDILFIESILSEGKGNLNITGNLGKVMKESATIAMEYIKSNAEKWGLDPGVFNKYNVHIHVPEGATPKDGPSAGITMLTSLVSLFTQRKVKKSLAMTGEITLRGKVLPVGGIKEKILAAKRARIHEIILCAENERDIMEIKADYLKGLKFHYVTDMSEVIDIALTKEKVKNAKTL; encoded by the coding sequence ATGGCTAAAAGCAAATTAATGAACATTGACAGTTTGTCATTTCAGGGAATAGATGAAGATGCAGAATTAATTCCCCTTATGACCCCTGAAGATGAAGAAGAGATCAATAAAGAGGAACTCCCCGAGATACTTCCCATTTTACCTTTAAGAAATACGGTTTTATTCCCCGGAGTGGTAATTCCAATTACAGCCGGGCGTGATGCCTCCATAAAATTAATTAATGATGCCAATAATGGAAACAAAGTTATTGGTGTGGTTGCCCAAAAAGATGAAGACGTAGAAAACCCCAAAACAAAGGATATCTACTACACCGGAGTGGTGGCGAGGATCCTTCGTGTTTTAAAAATGCCCGATGGAAACACCACGGTGATCATACAGGGGAAAAAGCGTTTCCAAATCGCGGAGGTAATTTCAGAAAAACCTTACTTAACAGCAACCATTAAAGAGGTGCCGGAAAAAAGACCGGCTGAAAAGAATGCGGAATTTGCCGCTATTATTGAATCTATCAAGGATCTTTCCCTGCAAATTATCAAGGGCAGCCCCAACATACCTTCCGAGGCTTCCTTTGCAATTAAAAACATTGAGAGTCCTTCTTTCCTTATCAACTTTGTTTCTTCCAATATGAACCTTACGGTACAGGAGAAACAAAAACTCCTGGAAACAAATAATTTGAAGGACCGTGCCCTGGCGACGCTTAAATTTATGAATGTTGAGTTCCAGAAGCTGGAATTGAAAAATGATATTCAAAGTAGGGTTCAAAGTGATATGAGCCAGCAACAACGGGAATACTTTCTTCACCAGCAAATGAAAACCATTCAGGAAGAACTGGGTGGAGTTTCGCATGAGGATGAGGTGGAAGAAATGAAAATAAGAGGAAAGAAAAAGAAATGGAACGAAACGGTTAAAAAGCATTTTAATAAGGAGCTTGCCAAAATGCAGCGTATGAATCCGCAGGTGGCAGAGTATTCCATACAGCGCAACTACCTTGATCTATTTCTTGAACTGCCCTGGAATGAATTTACCAAAGATAAATTTGACTTGAAGCGGGCCCAGAAGATCCTGGACAGGGATCATTACGGGCTGGAAGATGTAAAAGAGAGGATTATTGAGTATCTGGCGGTGCTGAAACTGCGTAATGATATGAAATCTCCTATTTTATGCCTTTACGGGCCTCCGGGAGTGGGTAAGACTTCCCTGGGGAAATCTGTGGCCGAAGCCCTGGGAAGGGAGTATGTAAGAGTATCCCTGGGTGGATTAAGAGATGAGGCAGAGATTAGAGGGCACCGTAAAACATATATAGGAGCAATGCCCGGCCGTATCATTCAAAGTTTGAAAAAGGCAGGTTCCAGCAATCCGGTTTTTGTACTTGATGAAATTGATAAACTGGCAAGCGGGCACCAGGGAGATCCATCTTCGGCCTTGCTTGAAGTACTTGATCCTGAACAGAACAGTGAATTCCACGACAATTTTCTTGAAATGGGCTTTGATCTTTCAAAGGTCATGTTCATTGCCACCGCCAACAGTTTAAATACCATCCAACCCGCGTTGCGTGATAGGATGGAAATTATAAATGTGACCGGTTATACTATTGAGGAGAAAGTAGAGATCGCCAAACAGCATTTACTTCCTAAACAATTAAAAGAGCATGGGCTTACCAAGGAACATTTAAAGATTGGGAGAGCGCAGCTGGAAAAGATCGTAGAAGGATATACAAGGGAATCTGGTGTACGTAGTCTTGAGAAACAGATCGCGAAAATGGTGCGTTATGCCGCTAAAAATATCGCGATGGATGAGGAGTACCAGGTAAAGATCTCCAATGATGACATCTTAAAAGTCCTTAAAAGCCCCAGAATGGAGAGGGATAAATATGAAAGCAATGATGTTGCCGGGGTAGTTACCGGTCTGGCCTGGACGCAGGTAGGAGGTGATATCTTATTTATAGAATCAATACTTTCTGAAGGTAAAGGGAACCTGAACATAACAGGTAACCTTGGAAAAGTTATGAAGGAATCGGCTACCATTGCGATGGAATATATAAAATCCAATGCCGAAAAATGGGGGCTTGATCCCGGGGTGTTTAATAAATATAATGTTCATATTCACGTGCCCGAAGGCGCCACGCCTAAGGACGGGCCAAGTGCAGGGATCACGATGCTAACTTCCCTGGTTTCTTTGTTTACCCAAAGAAAAGTGAAGAAGAGTCTTGCTATGACAGGTGAGATAACCCTGAGAGGTAAAGTGTTACCCGTGGGTGGAATTAAGGAAAAGATCCTTGCCGCTAAAAGGGCCCGAATTCACGAGATCATTCTTTGTGCGGAAAATGAGCGGGACATAATGGAGATTAAGGCCGACTATCTTAAAGGTTTAAAATTTCATTATGTAACAGATATGAGCGAAGTAATAGATATTGCTTTAACCAAAGAAAAGGTGAAAAATGCCAAGACTTTGTAG
- a CDS encoding M48 family metallopeptidase, with the protein MSFRNFFIVAITVLSLAGCKTNPFTGEKNLNFVSNEQLFPMAFQQYDQFLAENKVITGTAEVNTVKNVGQKVVTAAERYLNANGYQGYLNDFQWEFNVVQDEAVNAWAMPGGKIVFYTGILPVAANETGIAAIMAHEVAHALADHGAQRMSAAQLQQLGAVAGSVAVSGRSQQTQQIFAQAYGLGSQLGVMLPFSRSHETEADRIGLTLMAIAGYEPAEAANLWKRMAAQSSGGAPPEFLSTHPATQTRINNINKWAPEAKAEARKYGVTSFK; encoded by the coding sequence ATGAGTTTTAGAAATTTTTTTATAGTTGCAATTACAGTTCTCTCATTAGCAGGCTGTAAGACTAATCCTTTTACAGGGGAGAAGAACCTTAACTTTGTTTCCAATGAACAATTGTTCCCTATGGCCTTTCAGCAATATGATCAATTCCTTGCCGAAAACAAAGTGATTACCGGTACAGCAGAAGTTAATACCGTTAAAAATGTAGGTCAAAAGGTAGTAACAGCAGCCGAGCGATACTTAAATGCAAATGGATACCAGGGATATTTAAATGATTTTCAATGGGAATTCAACGTTGTTCAGGATGAAGCGGTAAACGCCTGGGCTATGCCTGGTGGTAAGATAGTTTTTTATACGGGAATTTTACCTGTAGCCGCAAATGAAACCGGGATCGCGGCAATTATGGCGCATGAGGTAGCTCACGCCCTTGCAGATCACGGAGCTCAACGTATGAGTGCGGCACAGTTACAACAGCTTGGTGCAGTTGCGGGAAGTGTTGCTGTAAGTGGAAGAAGCCAGCAAACCCAGCAAATTTTTGCCCAAGCCTATGGTCTTGGTAGTCAACTGGGAGTAATGCTACCATTTAGCCGTAGCCATGAGACTGAAGCAGACAGGATTGGTCTTACTTTAATGGCCATTGCAGGATACGAACCCGCGGAGGCTGCCAATTTATGGAAAAGAATGGCTGCCCAAAGCAGTGGGGGAGCACCACCGGAATTCTTAAGTACTCACCCTGCTACTCAAACAAGAATTAATAACATAAATAAGTGGGCCCCGGAAGCTAAAGCTGAAGCAAGAAAATATGGGGTAACCAGCTTTAAATAA
- a CDS encoding DUF4179 domain-containing protein, translated as MTNKEFDDLFEEADFDIAEPSVGHYDRFVKKLKEKKLPQEHKSGGNLRTLWGPFLAIAAGLLLIIMLAGNFNGVGNLTQNGDLAGLSPEMRETHKFYTNLIKTELAKVKEANTPENEVIVQDALAQMEKLDEDYEKLRKDLKKSGQDKRVIFAMISNLQQRIDLLNNVLEYIESINQLKIPNNENNTI; from the coding sequence ATGACTAACAAAGAATTTGACGATCTTTTTGAGGAGGCAGATTTTGATATTGCAGAACCTTCTGTAGGTCATTACGACAGGTTTGTAAAAAAACTTAAAGAGAAAAAGCTTCCACAGGAGCATAAGAGCGGTGGTAACCTGCGAACGCTATGGGGTCCATTCCTTGCCATAGCTGCCGGATTACTGCTCATTATAATGTTGGCCGGAAATTTTAACGGGGTAGGAAACCTAACCCAAAATGGGGACCTGGCAGGGCTTTCCCCCGAAATGAGGGAGACGCATAAGTTTTATACCAACCTTATAAAAACTGAGTTGGCAAAAGTGAAGGAGGCAAATACTCCTGAAAACGAAGTTATTGTGCAGGATGCACTGGCCCAGATGGAAAAACTGGATGAAGATTATGAAAAACTAAGGAAGGACCTGAAGAAAAGCGGGCAGGATAAACGGGTGATCTTTGCTATGATCTCCAACCTTCAGCAAAGGATAGATTTATTGAACAACGTACTTGAATATATAGAAAGCATTAATCAACTTAAAATCCCTAATAATGAAAACAACACTATATAA
- a CDS encoding collagen-like protein, with protein sequence MKKLFTLLFCSAFVLSSCSSDGPAGPQGPPGPEGPQGENGLIATVIDLEGSFTAANNYELFLDFNDANVEVFETDVVLVYLKVGEDGTAGGAPVEVFRMLPQTYFLDGGALQYNFDYTFFDVLIFLDGTIDFATLDPSYTQNQVLRIAIIPGEFATSGVDLSNMNAVMKGLNLEPNDVIKASLDN encoded by the coding sequence ATGAAAAAATTATTCACTTTATTATTTTGTTCAGCATTTGTTTTATCCTCCTGCAGTAGTGATGGCCCCGCCGGCCCGCAGGGACCCCCTGGCCCTGAGGGCCCCCAGGGAGAGAATGGTCTTATCGCAACTGTAATTGATCTGGAAGGTAGTTTTACAGCGGCCAACAATTATGAGCTGTTTCTGGATTTTAATGATGCGAATGTTGAAGTCTTTGAAACAGATGTTGTGCTGGTATACCTTAAGGTAGGAGAAGATGGAACTGCCGGTGGAGCACCGGTGGAAGTTTTCAGAATGCTTCCGCAAACCTATTTTCTTGATGGAGGCGCTTTACAATATAATTTTGATTACACCTTTTTTGACGTTTTGATCTTTTTAGACGGGACCATAGATTTTGCCACCCTGGATCCATCCTATACCCAAAACCAGGTTTTAAGAATTGCAATAATTCCTGGTGAATTTGCAACTTCGGGAGTAGATCTTTCAAATATGAATGCAGTTATGAAAGGCCTGAACCTTGAACCTAATGATGTTATAAAGGCCAGCTTAGATAATTAA
- a CDS encoding RNA polymerase sigma factor encodes MTPTITYTEELLVRCRKGDQRAQLEIYNKYYKAMYNTALRIVNDTAEAEDMMQEAFIKAFTKLDSFQGKSTFGAWLKKITVNLSINSINKNSRYQNVSYEDALKYEVEEPEGIDLREDEANTKVQKVLRALNGLKESYRIILTLHLIEGYDYDEICEIMEITAANCRTSISRAKESLRKKLTGHD; translated from the coding sequence TTGACACCAACCATCACTTATACTGAAGAACTGCTGGTACGTTGCCGCAAAGGCGATCAACGCGCTCAGCTGGAAATTTATAACAAATATTATAAAGCAATGTATAATACAGCTCTAAGAATTGTAAATGATACGGCAGAGGCTGAAGATATGATGCAGGAAGCATTTATTAAGGCCTTCACTAAGCTGGATAGTTTTCAGGGGAAATCCACTTTTGGGGCCTGGCTTAAAAAGATCACGGTGAATTTAAGTATCAATTCAATTAACAAAAACTCCAGGTATCAAAATGTGTCTTATGAAGATGCTTTAAAATATGAAGTTGAAGAGCCTGAAGGAATTGATTTAAGGGAAGATGAAGCAAATACAAAGGTTCAAAAGGTACTTAGGGCCCTTAACGGCTTAAAGGAAAGTTATAGGATCATTCTCACCCTGCATTTAATTGAAGGTTATGATTATGATGAAATATGTGAAATAATGGAAATAACTGCTGCCAATTGCAGAACATCAATATCAAGGGCTAAGGAAAGCCTGCGGAAAAAATTAACAGGACATGACTAA